One window of Dyadobacter sandarakinus genomic DNA carries:
- a CDS encoding T9SS type A sorting domain-containing protein produces the protein MKYILLNVAIFFLAMTSLLAQPAIQWDSALGIGVPTVVINTADGGYLIGGSSNAGASEHKTEASRGEDDYWLVKVSAAGTREWDKTIGGTKSDLLRSVRQTLDGGYVLGGLSYSDAGGDKTQDNRSTPSPFSEIGDMWIVKLSPDGTIEWDRTLGGNNSDRCVSVHQTPDGSFIAAGYSDSDISGEKSQSRLGSYYDFWIVKLDAAGNKIWDKVVYPGNLRAVEPLQDGGMLMLGRPSETHIIRVSAEGELISDLSVPGLDYEATTFHQTADKGYILGGELIGDYRVTKIDADAAIQWDKTLTGALTEDPWGGAYGRDQLTDVVQTASGEYLVGGSSGSGAGFDKMSDNTVDKFESDIWLVKLAADGTKVWDKNVGGSSYDGLEALVIAKDGGLVLASYSFKEGVTGFDAGYWLVKLAPENPLPVILKTFSASKESETAALTWETTSETNSDHFEIQHSLDGKAWEMLAMINAQGESKKMSFYNYTHTTPVLGSDNLYRLKMVDADGTFAYSKIQHVKFEEDFAITVYPNPAVENIHLKAADWSRVKGLQILNNQGKMLYSAENKPSKDINARSLRPGLYFIKLTLVDGTETIRKIAVGQ, from the coding sequence ATGAAATACATTTTACTCAACGTCGCTATTTTCTTCCTTGCTATGACAAGTCTGCTTGCACAGCCAGCCATACAGTGGGACAGCGCACTCGGAATTGGTGTTCCCACTGTTGTAATTAATACGGCTGATGGCGGTTACCTGATTGGTGGCAGTTCAAATGCTGGTGCCAGTGAACATAAAACAGAAGCCTCACGGGGAGAGGATGATTACTGGCTTGTAAAAGTTTCAGCAGCCGGAACCAGGGAGTGGGATAAGACAATTGGTGGCACGAAATCTGACTTACTTAGAAGTGTTCGTCAGACCTTGGACGGAGGCTACGTTCTTGGAGGCCTCTCGTACTCGGATGCCGGAGGTGATAAAACACAAGATAACAGAAGCACGCCAAGCCCGTTCAGTGAAATTGGTGATATGTGGATCGTTAAATTGTCTCCAGACGGAACAATAGAATGGGACCGGACACTCGGCGGAAATAACTCAGATCGTTGTGTTTCCGTACATCAAACCCCCGATGGCAGCTTTATCGCTGCTGGTTACTCTGATTCCGACATCAGTGGCGAAAAATCACAAAGCCGATTGGGTTCCTACTATGATTTCTGGATCGTAAAGTTAGATGCCGCAGGAAACAAAATCTGGGACAAGGTAGTATATCCGGGTAATCTCAGAGCTGTGGAACCCCTGCAGGACGGAGGGATGCTTATGCTCGGGCGACCATCAGAGACCCATATTATCAGGGTATCGGCAGAAGGCGAGCTGATTTCCGACCTGTCTGTTCCAGGTCTCGACTATGAAGCAACAACCTTTCATCAAACTGCTGACAAGGGCTATATTCTGGGCGGGGAGCTTATTGGTGATTATCGTGTGACGAAAATTGATGCTGATGCTGCCATACAATGGGACAAAACGCTAACTGGCGCTCTTACAGAGGATCCATGGGGAGGAGCTTACGGACGCGACCAGCTTACTGATGTTGTCCAGACAGCATCCGGCGAATATCTAGTAGGTGGAAGCAGCGGCAGCGGTGCCGGATTTGACAAAATGAGTGATAATACTGTGGACAAATTTGAGAGTGACATCTGGTTAGTGAAGCTGGCCGCTGACGGTACAAAGGTATGGGATAAAAATGTGGGTGGTTCCAGTTACGATGGTTTAGAAGCACTGGTAATTGCTAAAGACGGCGGTCTCGTCCTGGCAAGCTACTCTTTCAAGGAAGGTGTGACAGGGTTTGATGCAGGCTACTGGCTTGTCAAACTTGCACCGGAAAATCCACTTCCCGTAATCCTAAAAACTTTTTCAGCGTCCAAAGAAAGCGAAACCGCAGCTCTTACCTGGGAAACAACTTCCGAAACCAACAGCGACCACTTTGAGATACAGCACAGCCTGGACGGTAAAGCTTGGGAGATGCTAGCCATGATCAATGCACAGGGGGAGAGTAAGAAAATGAGCTTCTATAACTATACACACACGACCCCTGTGCTTGGATCAGACAACCTTTACCGGCTTAAAATGGTAGATGCGGATGGGACTTTTGCTTACAGCAAGATCCAGCATGTAAAATTTGAGGAAGACTTTGCAATTACCGTCTATCCTAATCCGGCAGTGGAGAATATTCATTTAAAGGCAGCCGACTGGTCGCGAGTAAAAGGCTTGCAGATCCTCAACAACCAAGGGAAAATGCTTTACAGCGCAGAAAATAAGCCGTCTAAGGATATCAACGCGAGATCACTTCGGCCTGGGTTGTACTTTATCAAATTAACTCTTGTGGATGGTACGGAGACGATTCGGAAGATCGCGGTAGGGCAGTAA
- a CDS encoding CBM96 family carbohydrate-binding protein, which produces MKVSANGTKMWERIIQGTGGAEIYDIEQTPDNGFILGGVSNQRAGGDQTEDSSGGDYWIVKLNADLSIAWNNVLNTLFYDNGRGQNTFTDLTQTPDGGYAVLGYSSEPGLGDKSEDAHNESADFWLVKLNASGTQVWDKVIGGAGNEFDGSIASTSDGGLIIAGRSSSDISFDKTENKKSNSDFWIVKLAPEYVTTTPTTMRINSGGPEFTTATKKTFVSDKYYSGIDRTSSIPSGDILNTTNDVLYRSGRSSPSFSYNIPVVNGQVNVTLHFAEVYFGAPGKKGGTGSRRFHVNMEGSRKLTNYDIFVAAGGALRANQVTFPVMVTDGVLNIDFLTGAADQPRVCAIEVVPVSVTLTPVADAYVRGGSYSVTNFGLTGSLEVKSLSTDPAVNRAFYLKFQLPAQTPVVSAKLRVYGRNHENTKPISLHAYGVNTDTWAESAINQSNAPAASTASLGFAAVNNVYQYYEIDVTSYVRARQQAGEALVSLLLNDPNSRNTRLIFNSREAASNPPQLVIQTTNPGARFGLEEVFSEAAEKQPSTVYPNPVKDQFTVSLSPEHGGQISFEMINAAGKSRSVPAPRNIKPGENTELNIAGQSFNTGIYSLKVKSDAFTEVIRILIAE; this is translated from the coding sequence ATGAAAGTATCTGCGAATGGTACTAAAATGTGGGAAAGGATTATCCAAGGGACTGGCGGTGCGGAAATTTATGATATAGAGCAAACACCCGATAACGGGTTTATCCTTGGCGGCGTATCTAATCAACGCGCCGGCGGAGATCAGACAGAAGATTCAAGTGGCGGTGATTACTGGATTGTCAAGTTAAATGCAGACCTCAGTATTGCTTGGAACAACGTATTAAATACACTTTTTTACGATAATGGAAGAGGACAAAACACTTTCACGGACCTTACCCAGACCCCTGATGGCGGATATGCTGTGCTTGGCTATTCAAGCGAACCGGGTTTAGGGGACAAATCAGAAGATGCTCACAACGAAAGTGCCGATTTCTGGCTTGTAAAGCTCAATGCATCCGGTACTCAGGTTTGGGATAAGGTAATTGGTGGAGCCGGAAACGAGTTTGATGGTTCAATTGCCAGCACATCCGATGGCGGTCTAATAATCGCAGGAAGATCTAGTTCAGATATAAGCTTCGACAAAACGGAAAATAAGAAAAGTAATTCTGATTTTTGGATTGTTAAACTCGCGCCCGAATACGTAACGACCACACCAACTACAATGCGCATCAACTCGGGCGGGCCAGAATTCACAACCGCTACAAAAAAGACATTTGTTTCTGATAAGTATTATTCAGGAATTGACCGTACCAGCTCCATTCCTTCCGGCGACATTTTGAACACAACCAATGACGTACTTTACCGCTCGGGCCGGAGCTCGCCTTCATTCAGCTATAATATTCCGGTAGTGAATGGACAGGTAAACGTTACCCTGCACTTTGCCGAGGTTTACTTTGGGGCGCCGGGCAAGAAGGGTGGAACAGGCAGCCGCCGGTTCCACGTCAACATGGAAGGCAGCCGCAAGCTGACCAACTATGACATCTTCGTCGCGGCAGGCGGCGCGCTGCGCGCCAACCAGGTTACTTTTCCGGTTATGGTGACTGACGGTGTATTGAACATTGATTTTCTGACAGGTGCGGCAGACCAGCCCAGGGTTTGTGCCATTGAAGTAGTTCCGGTCAGCGTTACGCTCACGCCGGTTGCTGATGCTTATGTGAGGGGCGGAAGTTACAGCGTGACCAACTTTGGGCTCACTGGTAGTCTGGAAGTGAAGTCGCTGTCCACTGATCCTGCGGTGAACCGTGCCTTCTATCTCAAATTCCAGCTGCCTGCGCAAACACCCGTAGTGTCTGCCAAGTTGCGCGTGTATGGCCGTAACCATGAAAACACAAAACCGATATCCCTTCACGCTTATGGGGTTAATACTGACACTTGGGCAGAAAGCGCCATTAACCAATCAAATGCCCCGGCCGCATCGACGGCCTCGCTTGGATTTGCGGCAGTAAATAATGTTTACCAATACTACGAAATCGATGTGACCAGCTACGTAAGAGCCCGGCAGCAGGCCGGTGAAGCTTTGGTCAGCCTGCTTTTAAATGACCCCAACAGTCGCAATACCAGGCTAATCTTTAATAGCCGGGAAGCCGCCTCCAATCCGCCCCAGCTAGTGATTCAAACTACAAACCCCGGCGCACGTTTCGGCCTGGAAGAGGTATTCTCAGAAGCAGCAGAAAAGCAGCCGTCAACTGTTTACCCCAATCCGGTAAAAGATCAGTTCACGGTATCGCTTTCTCCGGAACATGGCGGACAGATTTCTTTTGAAATGATCAATGCAGCTGGTAAAAGCCGCTCTGTCCCGGCACCTCGGAACATCAAACCGGGTGAAAACACAGAACTTAACATTGCCGGACAATCATTTAACACCGGCATTTATTCATTGAAAGTAAAATCGGACGCATTTACTGAAGTGATCAGAATTCTCATAGCAGAGTGA
- a CDS encoding CBM96 family carbohydrate-binding protein, translating to MQVDASISITSNNGLLSLEGLQNLVTLQGSLNIANNNKLINLNGLRGMTRILGNLSVGSNGSLTALEGLHNLSRVRGSLTISSNGKIADLNGLRRLREINWWSKISNNQSLKSLKGLERLKIAEDELEITGNPALTSISELAQLKTASQITITNNPLLSDCAIKIVCERIAYGSATISGNAAGCANTEEVRLTATCSPQTLVRINAGGPDFTTATQKLFVADQYYAGIDRTSSIASGDILNTTNDVLYRSARSASSFSYNIPVVNELVNVTLHFAETYFGVPGTKGEKGGPGSRRFHVNIEGSRKLTNYDIFTEAGGALRANQLTIPVTVTDGILNIDFLTGAADIPRVSAIEVTASPTLIPVEDGMVASGSNTNYVDSDNLYVREGPYRDYPTLPWHSYFKFQLPAGKAEITSAKLRVYGHNNDVYGDNTDNNPNTEIHVYGVNDDSWTEKAITGANAPAASLPSLGSVGVNDVLKYYEIDVTNYVNAQRQSGDQIISLMLGNPANQSTAVTFSSKEGGFYPPQLIYQTTKIFQPTNMTARIGQEEVFPEAQKRQQSTVYPNPIQDQFTVSVSPEHTGPISFEMINTAGKSHFIPAPQNAKPGENTELNIAGQSFHTGIYLLKVKSDAFTEAIKVLVAE from the coding sequence GTGCAAGTCGATGCGAGTATCAGCATTACCAGCAACAACGGCCTGCTTTCGCTGGAAGGGCTTCAAAATCTTGTGACTTTGCAGGGTAGCCTGAACATTGCTAATAATAACAAGCTCATTAATCTGAATGGCCTGAGGGGCATGACCCGGATTTTGGGAAATTTATCTGTTGGTTCAAACGGATCCTTAACCGCTTTGGAGGGCCTGCACAATTTAAGCCGGGTCCGGGGTTCTCTAACGATTTCATCAAATGGAAAAATTGCGGATTTGAACGGCCTGAGAAGGCTCAGGGAAATAAACTGGTGGAGCAAAATAAGCAACAACCAAAGTCTCAAGAGTCTGAAAGGGCTGGAACGCCTTAAAATTGCGGAGGACGAGCTTGAAATTACCGGCAATCCGGCATTGACCAGTATTTCGGAACTGGCCCAGTTGAAAACTGCATCACAAATAACCATTACCAATAATCCTCTCTTATCCGATTGTGCAATTAAAATTGTTTGTGAAAGGATTGCATACGGATCAGCTACTATTTCCGGGAATGCTGCGGGATGTGCAAATACTGAGGAAGTAAGGCTCACTGCAACGTGTTCGCCGCAAACACTGGTTCGCATCAATGCAGGCGGGCCGGATTTTACAACAGCAACCCAAAAATTGTTTGTCGCAGATCAATACTACGCCGGCATTGATCGCACGAGCTCGATTGCATCGGGCGACATTCTGAACACTACCAACGACGTACTCTACCGCTCCGCCCGCAGCGCTTCGTCATTTAGCTACAATATCCCGGTCGTCAATGAGTTGGTGAACGTAACTTTACACTTTGCTGAAACTTATTTTGGGGTTCCGGGCACCAAAGGTGAAAAGGGCGGGCCAGGCAGCAGGCGATTCCATGTCAACATAGAGGGAAGTCGTAAACTGACTAATTACGACATCTTCACCGAGGCTGGCGGGGCACTGCGCGCAAATCAGCTGACCATTCCTGTCACTGTCACCGACGGGATACTGAACATTGACTTTCTTACCGGCGCGGCTGATATTCCAAGGGTTTCGGCCATTGAAGTTACTGCAAGCCCAACTTTGATCCCAGTTGAAGATGGCATGGTGGCATCTGGTAGCAATACCAACTATGTGGATTCTGACAATCTCTACGTCAGGGAGGGACCCTATAGAGATTATCCTACTTTGCCCTGGCATTCATATTTTAAATTTCAGCTGCCTGCCGGAAAGGCGGAGATAACTTCTGCTAAACTGCGCGTTTACGGGCATAATAACGATGTCTACGGGGATAATACCGATAATAATCCAAATACTGAAATTCATGTATATGGCGTCAATGACGATTCCTGGACTGAGAAAGCGATTACCGGTGCCAACGCGCCTGCCGCATCACTGCCGTCACTTGGATCTGTGGGAGTCAATGATGTTTTAAAATATTATGAAATTGATGTGACCAACTATGTAAATGCGCAACGCCAATCCGGTGATCAGATTATCAGCCTGATGTTGGGTAATCCTGCAAATCAAAGTACAGCAGTAACTTTTAGCAGCAAGGAAGGCGGTTTTTATCCGCCGCAGCTGATTTATCAGACTACAAAAATTTTTCAGCCGACCAATATGACCGCGCGCATCGGGCAGGAAGAAGTATTTCCAGAAGCCCAAAAAAGGCAGCAGTCAACCGTCTATCCAAATCCAATTCAAGATCAATTCACTGTTTCAGTTTCGCCTGAACATACCGGTCCGATTTCATTTGAAATGATCAATACAGCCGGGAAAAGCCATTTCATTCCGGCACCTCAAAATGCCAAACCGGGTGAGAACACAGAACTTAACATTGCCGGACAATCATTCCATACAGGCATTTATTTGTTGAAGGTGAAATCAGATGCATTTACGGAAGCTATTAAGGTGCTCGTGGCAGAGTGA
- a CDS encoding T9SS type A sorting domain-containing protein, with protein sequence MKHLKPREMKCIVLNVSIFFLTITSLLAQPAIEWDKTFGGEHSDFAPIVRLCADGGYIAGGSSVSETISGDKSQPTRGDMDYWVVKFSKDGTKQWDKRFGGSKTDQLTTLIATSDGGYLMGGTSWSDQGGDKSDALNGINDIWIVKIDSSGTKEWDKSYGGMGGDRLGSISQTRDGGFILGAAGNYDGADPSTSVPKSFFWLVKITDTGIVLWDKSPGDKLSAVSFIEETPDLGYIMAGSASFGAKGYKSEPGYGGGDYWIVKVDSNLNKVWDRTIGGTSSDIVSHMEQTDDGGYILGGYSNSPIGGLKTESSRGYSDYWVVKISRDGLVEWDKTLGGNEDDWLIDLRETADGNFFVAGSSFSGINGDKTQSSGGFGYWSVKLSKTGVKMWDKAIRSSDHDDLSSVEYVPDGGYLLAGVSISDKGWDKSEDSRGSHDYWIVKLQSDETPKPFRLSYFKAQKAATQVDLVWETKTERGSDRFEVQHSLNKSAWQVLASVHAKDTSYLRSRYQYAHANPALVKHYYRLRMTASNGKRTYSAIDSADYTPPAPWVSPYVIAWDKTLGGADSDSPNAVEQTIDGGFILGGSSSENSAETGDRTEPSRGGLDYWIVKISADGQKEWDKTFGGSDTDALRSVQQTADGGYILGGGSYSSASGDKSEDNGGTSNPEDRQPDFWIIKTSSTGAMEWERSIVRRGEELLRYVRATKDGGYLAWGTYYMVKLSPTGKIEWERDDVRDVVWDWDENFEQADGSFYALGMKSGGFNIVKLSANGNIESDRMYAASTPMPYRDYGDYAFTRLTSDGGMIMVGTTETGIFGDKTEPSRGGKDIWVIKVAADGTKQWDKTFGGSGNDQRGSIAPTSDGGYMVSVQSDSPVSGDKSGGINGTYDAWLIKITADGTKQWDQSYGGSKYQVQDTYYTGNSALGLLEERADGYIVSGSSSGKSSDDKTSDVPGAWTLKLALDGTKIWDKTFEGPSGLGKAFNGGYYTYASSAANAGNVKTEDSKGKTDFWIVRIASIDDKDPLPVTLTTFTARKESTTALLTWQTTSETRSSHFEIEHSVNAKTWNHLTSVNALGESAQLHNYQFVHQNPVNGDNYYRLKMVDTDGSFTYSKVEQVSFVLDFDVNVYPNPASEIIHFQASDWTKVKRVEVLNAQGKVVYRSGKKPVQQLNAEAFGTGLYFVKIIDINGSETVRKIVVGR encoded by the coding sequence ATGAAACATCTTAAACCAAGAGAAATGAAATGCATTGTACTTAACGTCAGTATTTTCTTCCTGACTATTACAAGCCTGCTTGCCCAGCCCGCCATTGAATGGGACAAAACCTTCGGTGGGGAACATAGCGATTTCGCGCCGATTGTAAGGTTGTGCGCGGATGGGGGATATATCGCAGGCGGCTCATCGGTTTCTGAAACAATTAGTGGCGACAAAAGTCAGCCTACGCGGGGCGATATGGATTACTGGGTTGTTAAGTTTTCAAAAGACGGCACAAAACAGTGGGATAAGCGTTTTGGAGGCTCAAAAACGGATCAGCTTACCACACTCATTGCTACTTCGGATGGTGGATATTTGATGGGAGGAACTTCCTGGTCAGATCAGGGAGGGGATAAAAGTGACGCTTTGAACGGCATTAATGATATCTGGATTGTAAAGATCGATTCGTCCGGTACGAAAGAATGGGACAAAAGCTATGGCGGAATGGGAGGAGACCGGCTGGGTTCCATCAGCCAAACCAGGGATGGAGGTTTTATCCTGGGTGCAGCTGGTAATTACGATGGTGCAGACCCATCCACTTCCGTCCCAAAGAGCTTTTTCTGGTTGGTAAAGATTACGGACACCGGAATTGTTCTATGGGACAAGTCACCAGGCGATAAGCTATCTGCTGTAAGCTTCATAGAAGAAACACCAGATCTCGGCTATATCATGGCAGGTAGTGCAAGTTTTGGAGCAAAAGGATATAAAAGTGAGCCAGGTTACGGAGGAGGAGATTATTGGATTGTTAAAGTAGACTCAAATTTAAATAAGGTTTGGGACAGAACGATTGGAGGGACCAGCTCCGATATCGTCTCACATATGGAACAAACTGACGATGGCGGATACATCTTAGGTGGTTATTCCAACTCCCCGATCGGGGGGCTCAAAACAGAAAGCAGTCGTGGCTACTCTGATTATTGGGTCGTAAAAATATCCAGGGACGGCTTAGTGGAATGGGATAAAACACTTGGCGGCAATGAGGATGATTGGTTGATAGATCTTCGTGAGACCGCCGACGGAAATTTTTTTGTGGCCGGTTCGTCCTTTTCCGGTATAAATGGAGATAAAACGCAGTCATCGGGTGGTTTTGGCTATTGGTCAGTCAAGTTATCAAAAACTGGAGTGAAGATGTGGGATAAGGCGATCCGGTCTTCCGATCACGACGACTTATCATCTGTTGAGTATGTCCCTGATGGCGGCTACCTTCTTGCAGGAGTGTCGATCAGCGATAAAGGATGGGATAAATCCGAAGACTCACGCGGTTCGCATGACTACTGGATTGTCAAACTACAATCGGACGAGACGCCCAAACCATTCAGACTGTCCTACTTCAAAGCGCAGAAAGCAGCGACGCAGGTTGACCTGGTGTGGGAGACCAAAACGGAAAGAGGCTCGGATCGCTTTGAAGTGCAGCACAGTCTTAATAAATCTGCCTGGCAGGTATTGGCTTCTGTCCATGCAAAAGATACCAGCTATCTCAGATCACGCTATCAGTATGCCCATGCAAATCCCGCCCTGGTCAAACATTACTATCGTCTCCGGATGACTGCCAGCAACGGAAAGCGCACTTACAGCGCCATCGACAGTGCCGACTACACGCCGCCTGCGCCATGGGTTTCGCCCTACGTTATTGCATGGGACAAAACGCTGGGCGGGGCTGACAGCGATTCCCCTAACGCCGTGGAGCAAACCATTGACGGCGGCTTCATTTTAGGCGGTTCCTCCTCGGAAAACTCTGCCGAAACTGGTGACCGGACCGAGCCCAGCCGTGGCGGGCTGGATTACTGGATTGTAAAGATTTCAGCAGACGGTCAGAAGGAATGGGACAAGACTTTCGGTGGCAGTGATACTGATGCCCTGCGATCGGTGCAGCAAACCGCAGATGGCGGTTATATCCTGGGGGGTGGTTCGTATTCGTCAGCAAGCGGTGATAAAAGTGAGGATAATGGGGGGACGAGCAACCCAGAGGATCGCCAGCCCGACTTCTGGATCATCAAGACATCTTCCACGGGTGCGATGGAGTGGGAGAGATCGATCGTGCGGCGTGGCGAGGAATTATTGCGGTATGTTAGAGCTACGAAAGATGGCGGCTACCTGGCCTGGGGCACGTATTATATGGTAAAACTTTCACCTACCGGCAAGATCGAATGGGAAAGAGATGATGTCAGGGACGTAGTATGGGACTGGGATGAAAATTTTGAGCAGGCTGATGGAAGCTTTTATGCATTAGGTATGAAAAGTGGCGGATTCAACATCGTAAAGCTCAGTGCAAATGGCAATATTGAATCTGACCGCATGTATGCTGCGTCGACGCCGATGCCTTACCGCGATTATGGTGACTATGCCTTCACCAGGCTTACGAGCGATGGCGGTATGATCATGGTCGGTACGACAGAGACCGGCATTTTCGGTGATAAAACCGAGCCTTCCAGGGGCGGAAAAGATATTTGGGTGATCAAAGTGGCTGCTGACGGAACCAAGCAGTGGGACAAAACCTTTGGCGGCAGCGGCAATGACCAGCGGGGCTCAATAGCACCAACCTCTGATGGAGGCTATATGGTTTCGGTACAGTCCGACTCGCCCGTCAGCGGAGATAAGTCCGGGGGGATCAACGGCACGTACGACGCCTGGCTGATTAAAATTACTGCCGACGGAACCAAGCAGTGGGATCAATCCTACGGTGGCAGCAAATACCAGGTGCAGGACACTTATTACACGGGCAACAGTGCCCTGGGCTTATTGGAAGAACGCGCTGACGGCTACATTGTAAGCGGATCGTCATCAGGTAAATCAAGTGACGACAAAACGAGCGACGTGCCGGGCGCATGGACCTTGAAACTGGCATTGGACGGTACCAAAATCTGGGACAAAACTTTTGAAGGCCCGTCTGGTCTGGGTAAGGCCTTTAACGGCGGATACTATACTTACGCGTCGAGTGCTGCCAATGCAGGGAATGTAAAAACCGAAGATTCAAAAGGGAAAACTGATTTCTGGATCGTAAGGATTGCCTCCATTGACGATAAAGATCCACTCCCGGTTACCCTCACCACCTTCACCGCCCGAAAAGAATCCACCACCGCATTGCTTACCTGGCAAACCACGTCCGAAACCCGCAGCAGCCACTTTGAAATCGAGCATAGTGTAAATGCAAAAACCTGGAACCACCTTACCAGCGTAAATGCATTGGGCGAAAGTGCGCAGCTGCACAATTACCAGTTTGTACACCAGAATCCTGTAAACGGAGATAACTACTACCGCCTGAAAATGGTGGATACGGATGGAAGTTTCACGTATTCAAAAGTAGAGCAGGTGAGCTTTGTATTGGATTTTGACGTCAACGTTTATCCCAACCCGGCATCTGAGATAATTCATTTCCAAGCTTCGGATTGGACAAAAGTGAAGCGCGTCGAGGTGTTGAATGCACAGGGAAAAGTGGTTTACAGATCAGGCAAAAAGCCTGTCCAGCAATTGAATGCAGAAGCTTTTGGGACGGGCCTTTATTTTGTAAAAATCATAGATATAAATGGAAGTGAGACCGTCCGGAAGATTGTGGTGGGAAGGTAG